The stretch of DNA GGGGCTCTACCTGACAGTGGGGGAAGGGGCTGGTGGGGTTGTTCACTCTTCAGATCTCTTTGGAGTTCTCCAATCCCTGTGGAGAGCTGATTGTTGCTGAAGGGcccaggtggctgctgtcatcACCTGGTCTGTCTGTCCTTCCCTCCACAGAAGCCCTCAGCAGTGGAGATGTCTGAGATGTCCGAGAGGTCCAAGCAGAATGTCGCTCATGGGCTTGCCTGGTCCTATTATGTTGGGTACCTAAAAATAGTGCTGCCACGTACGTAGCTGTTTCCCTGCATTCTCATGCCTACAGATAGAAATAGCTCCTAATAACAATCCTCCCACTTTTACAGTGTTAGCAGGGAAATGGAAAGCAAGGCAGAGTGCAGCTGTATCCATACCAGGCACCTCTGCCTGATGCTTTCTTCCACCAGGGGTGAAAGAGTCCATGGAGGAATTCAGCAGAGGCAATCCCAACCTGCTGGCATGCAGGAAGACTTGGAAGCTCCACATCTTGGTCCCTCTGAGCTGTGATGTCTGTGATGACCTGGAGAAAGCTGACAGCAATATCCAGTATGTGACAGACCTCACTGAAACCACCCTGGCCAGAGCTGGCACCAAAAAGAGGGTCTACAAACACAGCCTCTATGCAATCATGGATGAAGAAAATCAGGTATGCTGAGAGCAACACTGGGAGCATCATGCCAAAAGTCTTGCTGGCCCCAGAAGTGGCCGTAAAGACAGGAACTGTCACCTCTCCTATTACATACTCCCAGCTTTCACCAGGCTTCCACGAGATGGAGAGATCCCATTCCTGTACCCCTTCCTGCTGGGTGCCTCCTCCCAGGCTCAGCTGAAGGGATGGTGGGCTTGCTTAACCCCTCCTGGAGCTGATTTAAGTCCAGAAAACAGTAGAAAACTGAGCAGAAAAAAGCATATGTGGGCTACAGAGCATCACTTGCCATAGGATTAATGTTTCCTTGTGTTGTGAAGATGTATTTGAAGATGTATTTGATTTTACTCCCTCCTTTGCCCCAGTCACCCCTTTTTTAGGCTGGTGAGCCCTAGATCTCTCCATCTCACATTGCATTCATCTCCTCCCACATCTCCTGGCAGACTGGCCCCTGTCCCTTCCCCTTAAAAGAGGGAACACCCTGGTGCCATGTATGGAGACATTGGCAGAGTTCTGCTCCTCACCTGGGTCCCCTTTGGCAGCGGCTGAGCTTTGAGCTGCTGTTTTCAaagccctgcctgcagggaccCTGAGcctctcctggccctgctccggggGAAGCGCAGTCGGACGCGGGTTTTTCCCACTACGCTGCACACACTGATGCTGAGTTCCATCTGCTGGGCTCCTGCTGAGTCACTCTGCTTCCTGGGAGCtccagaagctctgagccaggACCTGGCCTTCCAGTAATATTTGCCCCTCAGCTTTCTGCCCAATCCCTCACAGTGCAGCAGGGCCCACAGAAGGCATCTGCCCCAGGGCATGGCAAGGCAGTAACTGCCTGCCAAGGCTGGGAACTTCCTGCTTCTCTGCATTTACCTGGGATCACATCCCTCTTCCTTCTAATTCACTTCATTAAACTTTCTAGTTTACCCAGTGTAAGACTTACTGGTAACACTGCTCCTCTTTGGCATGTTTATGGCTTTATTAgatttctccttgtttctttgCTCAGCCTCCTTCCAGCTgtgcctcctcctctccaaTTTTTATGCTCTGCCCTCCAGCTCTCTGTTAGGATGCTCAGATTCAGAATAATGGAGTCACAGAATatgctgggttggaagggacccacaaagattATCAAATCCAATGCCTGGgtctgcacagacaccccaacaatcccaccctgtgcctgagagcattgtgcaaatgctcctggagctctggcagccttggggccatgaccattccctggggagcctgagcAGTGCCCcccaccaccctctgggggTAGAAGCTTTCCCTTATATCCAACCTAACCCCCCCCTCCCctacacagctccagccattctcTGTCactggtcctgtcactggtcacagaGAGCAAAGATTGGTGCTGTCCctttactttcctttttataGCAGAAAGCCACCAAGAAGGTGTGATCACAGGGAAGGGATGTCTCCCTAGGGGATCACATTCCAAGGGGAAGATCACCCTCTGGGCTGCTCTTGGAAGCACTGACAAAGCCAGTGGCTGCCCCCCAGGGGGAAAGGCAGCTgcctgagcccacttggcagaggGTACAGCTGGAACTGTCAGGCCAGCTgctttttccctgctctgcacGAGGCAGGGGGACAGTGGGGCTAGACCCAGTatccctgtcccagtgctcccagtgcaagGCAGGCCAAGGATCCGCCAGGAGGTCCTGAGTGCTCTTCCCAGTGCAAGGGGCTCCCAGTAGCCCTGTGCCCAGTCCTCCTATCCCCATGTCTCCTTCCGTCCATGCAGCTCTGGCACTGTGCTGTGGAATATGCCACCCCGCTGCAGTCCATCTATGCCATGTCCCAGGATGAGTGTGCTGCCTTCAGCCGGGAGGAGCGCCTGGAGCAGGCCAAGCTTTTCTACAGGACCTTGGAGGAGATCCTGAAAGACTCCAAGGAGTGTGCAGATACCTACCGGCTCATTGCCTAtgagggtgagtgaggggaAGGGAGTTGGGGTGCCCAGGACAGTGGCTGTGCTCTTCTAGCCCCGAGTGACCTCAGATCAGTGTCTGATAGCCCCAGTCAGGGGACCACGGTGGAGGAAGGGAGGGGCTGCATTGCCACGAAGGAATGTCTCTGAGCATGGCATCACTGGTTGGGTGAGGGAGGGCATTGTCCcgctctgctctgggctggggtggcctcacctcGAGCCCTGGGGCAGTTCTGGGCACCACGATATGAGAAAGATGTGAAGCTGTGAGGGAGTGTCCAAAAGAGGGGCAcggagatggtgaagggcccAGAGGGGTCACACAAAGAGCCACTGAGGGCACTTGGCATGTCCAGGTGGAGCAGAGGAGACTGAGGTCAGTTcctccccaggggctgcagctcctcctgaggGGCAGCTCTGATCTCTTCCCTCtgggaccagggacaggacccaaaGGAATGGCTGGAGCTATGCCAGGGGGATTTAGTCTGGATATCaaggaaaggttcttcccccagagggtggtcaggcactgaacgggctccccagggaatggtcccagccccaggactgccagagctcaaggagtgtttggacactgCTCTGGGACAcagtgtctgtgcagggccaggagttgcccaggatgatccttgtggatcttTTCCAACTCAGggtattccatgattccattaTTCTAAAGACTCCTTGCTGTGGGtctgaggagcagggaaggtggTGGCAGCACTGATTGTCCCAGCTGAAGCACCCAAAGGGACCTGAGACAAGCTGTTTACTGCAACGATTAAGTATAACAGCAGGCATGccggggaagcagcagctcccctcCCTGTTGATGTTCCTGGAAGAAGCTGCTTGGGCTGTCAAGCCCTCCCCAGCAGTGAGATGAGTGTGTGCTGGCTCAGTGCCATTCCTGCTGACAGGGGATGGGAGGGAGCGAGGCTTTCCCTCATTCCCAATCATCTTTTCATCTCCCATCTCCTCACCTCCACCAGATGAAATCAGCATCTTGCTGCAATGAATGTCgtttttttcagaggaaactCAGTACTCTCCCTAATGGGGAGAAGCATTTCCATCCAGCGAGGCAGTTCCTTTCACGAGTACTACTGGGAATCCAGCACACAGTGCCTGTAATTTTACACTCCTCCCCACACTTTCTGTTcgaatttttttccctctgccatGCTGAAAGTGGGAAgtaaaagctgtattttgacTGTGCAGGAAATTCTGCATATTTTGGGGCATCTCACAGGGAGACTTtgctccctgcccagagctgtgcctcaggacagccagggaaggaaggttttgtctttcttctgtTCCAGAGCCAGAAACAGCAGAGTCGCACTTTTTATCCAGAGAGATCGTGTGGCACCTGAGACAGGAGCATCATGAGGAGATCGCCGTGCTCGAGGGGAGCCACCCGCACACCCCATCCACAGCCCTGGACTCAGCAGAGCTCAACCTCCAGATCAGTGTGTCAGACCTGCCACAGCCCCTGCGCACTGATGGCTTCTAACACACAGCCCCTCACTGCCCCTTGGGGCTCAGTTCACCTTTCCCCAACCCCCTTCCTCTTGGAGCATGTGCTATCCATGCCTGTGacccccagctcccacccaAACCTCCTGTGCACCACGGTTACTGGAGCAGCTGACTCAGCCCACAGCCCTGTGACATGCTTCCCATTTTCTTTGTTATATACAGCTCATATGTTCTTCTGTGGGtgtattgttttttttatctgctttgaTTTGTGTCATATAAAGCATTTTCCTCTCTGGGACAAATTGCAGTATCCGAAATTTTGGGGACAATGTGCAGTCTGCCCCATGTGGAAAAGGTCTTTCCCTCAGAGGATGGtcaggcactgaacaggctcccccaGGGAATGATCATGGCTCTAaggctgccagggctccaggagtgcttggatgatgctctcagggtgggattgttggggtgtctttgcagggccaggagctggactggatggtccttgtgggtcccttccaacctaggatattccatgattctgtgatatgcTGTGGTATTAGATGGGCCTTTGGAAATTCCAGCCACAAGTGTGCCTCTGTGTGCTGGGACAAACACAGCCCACATGCCTGGACTCATGGGGCAGCTtctgcaggcacagggagcaTGTGCAGGACTTCGAGGGGAGCCTCCAGCCTGACCAAAAGTGTTGGTGGCAGAGCAGGCTCACTCAGGATGGGGAGATCCTGGGCAGGTGCAGGCTGGAGCTGACAcaacagccctgctcctgcccctagCTGCCCAGCTCcttttagaatcatagaacccTGGAATCactaaggctggaaaagccctctaaagTCATTgaatccaaccattaacccagtaCTGTGTGTGGGTGTCCCCAGATGCCACATCcatgggttttttaatatttccaggGGACAGTGACTGTCCTGcacagcccattccaatgcctgacaacgttttcagtgaataaattcttcctgatgtctaAACTGAACCTCCCCTGGGGTAGTTTGAGgccttttcttctggtgctGTCCCTTGTTATCTGGGAGCAGATGTCCACCTGGCTGTTAAGGAGTTGTAGAGAGGGAGATGGTGCTGCCAGAGCCTcgttttctccaggctgagccctccctcagctccctcagctgctcctcatcttGTTCTCCAGAcatttccccagctccattccctccctctggacatgctccagcccctcaatgtctttcttgttgtgagaggcccagaactggacacagaatTCCAGGTGCCTCACCTGGGCTATATATGTAGGACTCCACCTTTCATGCAGGTGGGAGAACATGGTGGGAGATctctccccagctccagcccagtgagctTTCAGGAGAGATTTGGCTGCGTGTTGGTCCTGCTGGGATTGGGAATTGGAACCCATTCCAATTCAGTTCAGCAGTAAAACCTTAATCTGCAGCCTAATCTCTGGGTACTGCATCTGTGCAAAAATGCCAAAAATGGCAGATGAAAGGGCTGTGAAGGGAGGGTTGGGACAGCAAAGGCCACTGCAGAGAGGCAGCTGGTTTGCAGAGTTATCAGGAATCCTTGCCGAGGCCTCTGGGATGTGCCAAGTGCCTGGTGCTGGATTGACTGGAGAGGGAAGACAGCAGGTGAGGGACCTGGCAGGAGACACCCTGAGTGCAGGGAGCAGAGTGGGGGTCTGGACCTGGGGTGTGGGCAGGACGTGGGTCCTGGTCGCCTGAGCAGCATTCCCAAGGGCACAGAGCAAATGCTGTGGGCACCTGCTGGGATGTAAGGGAAATGCATCAGGGCTGAGTTCAGCAACATGGgaacagccagcagcagctgtgtgagcAGCAAAGCCACTACAGCCCCGAGGGCTCACACCCTTAAACCCATTTTTGTGGGGTACAGCTCTGTGTCCTCCTGGatgctctgctcccttctcacgTGGAAGCTTCTTATCTCACCCAtcactgcagccaggctgggctggaggtgCCGATAAGCTCAGGCCATATTAGAAGGGGATAGGCTGAAAGACAGGCACAAGCCCAGAGGAAATCTGACAGCACAGTCTTGTTCCAGCAGCAGCCGTGCTTGCCGGCCAagggctcagctcctgccactgctcaagggcacagcctgggccaAGGTGAAAGCCTTTTCTGGCAGTGGGAACCAGAGGCAGGGCTGGATCAGAGGCAGGGAAATCAAACCTCAGAAGTGGCAGCTTGCTGCTAAGCTGGCAAACACAGAATAACCAGTTTCCCCTTGAGCTCTGCAACAGCACAAATAGCTCAGTTTTAGTGCTAATcacagcatcccacagcagGTCTGACTCAGACTCGGGACTCTCTGGCTTGGAGGCAGACCCATCCTGATCCACGGGGAGCAGCAATGCCACCACATCTCAGCAAGGTGAGCTGAGCAGGACCAGGGGCCACCACAGTCCAGCAGGATGggtgcagcagggagggaggttCACATCCAGGATCCTGCTGAGCAAGGCACAGAACAGCTGCATCCTCcctccagccagggctggggccagGGCTCAGCTTAGATGCAGCAAGGACAGGGCTTCTCCCAGCCGTCCCTCAcatcccagctgttttcccacCAGAAATCCCAGGAACCACCAGCAGGGACCCATTCGTGCTGCTCCACACAGCAAGAGCCTCAGTGTGTAGCCTTGGGGGCTGAGAGCTGAGTTCCCTCACAGACCCTCTGAGGGCAGGTGCTCAGCTTTCACCATGACCTACAAAAACTGATCCTCAAGGAATCCCAGAATGacttgggttgaaagggaccttagagctcatctcattcccaccccctgccatgggcagggacaccttccactgtcccagcttgctccaagccccatccaacctggccttggacacttccaggaatggggaggcacagctcctctgggcaccctgtgccagggcctcatcaccctcacagggaacaattccttcccagtagCCAATATACTCTGTGCCACGTTGTCCTGCAGCTGGTTTGGCTGGCAATGGGTTCATTTTTCTGGAGATGAGAGCAGTGACTGatcacagggctctgctgccctcaCATGTTTTTCACCAATACCCAAATTTTCCCAGTCAATAAGTGGCACTTTTCAAGTGGTGTGATTGTGTTCCAAGAAAGGCCCTTGCACTCACTCACTTACTCACatagctattttattttattttattttattttattttattttattttattttattttattttattttaatgtttcatgAAGTAAAAATCCTGCTGAAATGTGACTGGTTTGAGGAAAATGTCAGGTTCCCACACCTGCCTCTGGATAAAGTCTGGAATCCTGCAAAGCAAGGAAACATCAGCTCAGCACTCAGACTTCAGCAACGGTTGGACTTGAACTGGctattaatattaataacaatattAATGCTTCTCCTTTGTGCTGCACCTGCCACTGCCTCCTGagtccctttcctttctttttcccagtgCTCAGTGGGAGCAGTGTAATAAACACTGGGAATGTATCTAAATTAACttggagagcagcagcctgacagCCAAGAAGGTTTCACAGAGCTGCCTCCGTGCTGGCGTAGCACCCACGAGAGTAACACATATGCACCACAGGTTTTAATTAAATTGTGCCAAGCACCTGAAACCAACAGCTACCCTCAGTCTTGCCTGCAGTTCTGCAGTGCCTGTTTTCCAAGCTGGAAGCGTGGCAGTCCATGTTTCACTGGCAACttctgtggctgtgccagctggagCGTGGTCCCAGCGCAGCTCCGTGGGGCTTTGGGCTCACACAAGAGGTGGAACAGCCTGAGGTTGTGCCAGCGATTGGATATTCAGGAAAATTTAGTCACTGAAAGTGTGGGCAAGCACTGTGAcaggctgccctgggcagcgctggaagtgttcaaaaaccATATAGGTGTGACTCTTGGGAGTCTGGTAGgtttttaatggctttttatCTCGGCAGAGCTGCGTTGATGGTTGGATTGGatgatcacagaatcagttaggttggaaaagaactccaaagtcatttttgttctttcttactCTGTTATTTCTGGGAGTGTATGTGGAAATTCTGCCCTGGAGCTGAGTGCCTATCAGAGCGACTCCCCGAGGCTGAGAGAGAGATTTGCCCCAGGCACTGAGGTTAAGTGAAAAGCACGATGTCTGTTCAGTACTTTACTACCTTTAATATCATTTCGTATCGACTTTGCTTCAAAAATATTGCACTGCTCTAGTAGCTATAACTACCTACACTGTGCAGCTACCAATTCTGACTAAGACCTTATAGCATAATCCCTACAATCgttaatatttatataaataattttgggCTACCATCCTTAATCCTGAAGGAAGTAACATAAAGGCTGAATTGCACTGCTTTGAGCATAAAACACTGGCCAAGCCTGGGACTGGATCAGACTCCTCAGAGAGGAAGAGCCCGGGGAAGCTGCGGAGCTTGGGACCCCCAGGGGCAGGACGGTGGCTGGCTCCTGGAAGCCCTGACCGCGCGGAGGGGCGGCCATGAGCTCTGTCAGCCCAGCCCGGGACAGGCGCGGGAGGCCGGAGAGAGCCGGTACAGCGGTGAGGCAGGACCACGCCTCAAGAGGAAACACCGCCCCCCAAGATGGCGTCGGCCGGCCGGCGTGAGGGATCATGGGTT from Cinclus cinclus chromosome 14, bCinCin1.1, whole genome shotgun sequence encodes:
- the STING1 gene encoding stimulator of interferon genes protein, whose amino-acid sequence is MSREPWPRQRCSPRIPQARGGRAQRAVYLLLALCAAALLLAGQPLVPTARSLTFHFATLQIGALLKGTCYLAEEIFHLHSRHHGSFWRALSTCFPPGWHGPMLLISGSAYVALYSDGQPLGLHFILASLCQLLMLALGLQKPSAVEMSEMSERSKQNVAHGLAWSYYVGYLKIVLPRVKESMEEFSRGNPNLLACRKTWKLHILVPLSCDVCDDLEKADSNIQYVTDLTETTLARAGTKKRVYKHSLYAIMDEENQLWHCAVEYATPLQSIYAMSQDECAAFSREERLEQAKLFYRTLEEILKDSKECADTYRLIAYEEPETAESHFLSREIVWHLRQEHHEEIAVLEGSHPHTPSTALDSAELNLQISVSDLPQPLRTDGF